From Cellulomonas dongxiuzhuiae, the proteins below share one genomic window:
- a CDS encoding DUF6297 family protein: MTGPAVSPAGPAGAERDSAGDELPDDPRVGDFDLGEVPSARSIRRFTAQAARAKAGASVGSLLTDVYTAVTSVVISVLIVLGVVQQLGSALPPAPPAHASGGLSLPALVALVLLAAAGALLSTAGRLGPVGAEGAQAAWWLPLPVDRRGLLRPSARRVPLVAALAGASVVVVLEAGLLARGGGDLLRAGLLGACLAGVVVLAAALAQTRGVPRRRIALAGDLVLVAAPVLAALVVLTGRTPAALPSPSWLVVVGAAATAALLATAVDRRLGVLPGRTLREGGSVATQAVGAVVSLDSRELGRALTGGVAPSVRRRVSRLRTARGPATALVTADLVVLRRSLRHVVQIVVAAGLPVLATAVPQLASTVGVLVAVLAGGWMAASASAEGARWAEMAPVLDRLLPLGHRTVRRLRMVVPGVVALLWSLVAFAVVGRWAGATQDWLMLGVVAAPVWAAAAVRAAYRPAPRWDKPLVATPAGALPTGVLSVIARGPDLVAFCLLPLWIAIGLGTVTTLMVTAQVWLSVIAVMIASSTAEKGWMERMLDDQEQRKGAAA; this comes from the coding sequence GTGACGGGCCCCGCCGTGAGTCCGGCGGGCCCGGCAGGAGCGGAGCGCGACTCGGCCGGTGACGAGCTGCCGGACGACCCGCGCGTCGGGGACTTCGACCTGGGGGAGGTGCCGTCGGCCCGCTCGATCCGCCGGTTCACGGCACAGGCCGCGCGCGCGAAGGCCGGTGCGAGCGTCGGGTCGTTGCTGACCGACGTCTACACGGCGGTCACCAGCGTCGTGATCTCCGTGCTGATCGTGCTCGGCGTGGTCCAGCAGCTCGGGAGCGCGCTGCCGCCGGCACCGCCCGCGCACGCGTCGGGCGGGCTCAGCCTGCCCGCGCTCGTCGCGCTGGTGCTGCTCGCCGCGGCCGGCGCGCTCCTGTCCACCGCGGGGCGGCTCGGCCCGGTGGGGGCCGAGGGCGCCCAGGCCGCCTGGTGGCTCCCGCTGCCCGTCGACCGCCGCGGCCTGCTGCGGCCGTCGGCCCGACGGGTGCCGCTGGTCGCAGCACTCGCGGGCGCGTCCGTCGTGGTGGTGCTCGAGGCGGGCCTGCTGGCCCGCGGCGGTGGCGACCTGCTGCGCGCCGGGCTCCTGGGCGCGTGCCTCGCGGGCGTCGTCGTGCTCGCCGCGGCGCTCGCGCAGACCCGTGGCGTGCCGCGCCGCCGCATCGCGCTCGCGGGCGACCTCGTGCTCGTGGCCGCGCCCGTCCTGGCCGCCCTCGTGGTGCTCACCGGGCGGACCCCTGCGGCGCTGCCGTCCCCCTCGTGGCTCGTCGTCGTGGGTGCCGCGGCGACCGCGGCCCTGCTCGCGACCGCGGTCGACCGCCGGTTGGGCGTGCTGCCCGGCAGGACCCTGCGCGAGGGCGGCTCGGTCGCCACCCAGGCCGTCGGGGCGGTGGTCTCGCTGGACTCGCGCGAGCTCGGTCGGGCGCTGACGGGGGGCGTCGCGCCCTCGGTGCGGCGCCGCGTCTCGCGGTTGCGGACCGCGCGCGGCCCGGCGACGGCCCTGGTGACGGCGGACCTGGTCGTCCTGCGCCGCTCGCTGCGGCACGTCGTGCAGATCGTCGTCGCCGCCGGGTTGCCGGTGCTCGCCACGGCCGTGCCGCAGCTCGCGAGCACGGTCGGCGTCCTGGTCGCCGTGCTCGCGGGCGGGTGGATGGCGGCGAGCGCGAGCGCGGAGGGGGCGCGCTGGGCCGAGATGGCGCCGGTTCTCGACCGCCTGCTGCCCCTGGGGCACCGCACGGTGCGTCGGCTGCGGATGGTGGTGCCGGGCGTCGTGGCGCTCCTCTGGTCGCTGGTGGCGTTCGCGGTGGTCGGCCGCTGGGCGGGGGCGACGCAGGACTGGCTCATGCTCGGCGTCGTCGCGGCGCCGGTGTGGGCTGCCGCGGCCGTGCGCGCCGCCTACCGGCCGGCCCCGCGCTGGGACAAGCCGCTCGTCGCGACCCCGGCCGGTGCGCTGCCGACCGGTGTGCTGTCGGTGATCGCCCGGGGGCCGGACCTGGTGGCGTTCTGCCTGCTGCCCCTGTGGATCGCCATCGGGCTCGGCACGGTGACGACGCTCATGGTGACGGCGCAGGTCTGGCTGTCCGTGATCGCCGTGATGATCGCGTCGTCCACCGCCGAGAAGGGGTGGATGGAGCGCATGCTCGACGACCAGGAGCAGCGCAAGGGGGCCGCCGCGTGA
- the rsmD gene encoding 16S rRNA (guanine(966)-N(2))-methyltransferase RsmD yields the protein MTRIVAGSAGGRTLAVPPAGTRPTSERVREALFSRLEHLDAVDGARVLDLYAGSGALGLEAVSRGAAHVVLVDAARGAVDVCRRNARSLGLADRVDVVADRVDRYLARVAPADGPAAATFDLVLLDPPYDLADDALAAAVAGVARCTAPGAVVVVERSSRATAPQWPAPLVALADRRYGETQVWFAEHPA from the coding sequence GTGACGCGGATCGTCGCCGGCAGCGCGGGCGGGCGCACCCTGGCGGTGCCCCCGGCGGGTACGCGGCCCACGAGCGAGCGGGTGCGCGAGGCGCTGTTCTCCCGGCTCGAGCACCTCGACGCGGTCGACGGTGCACGGGTGCTGGACCTGTACGCCGGGTCGGGTGCGCTCGGTCTGGAGGCCGTGAGCCGGGGCGCGGCGCACGTCGTCCTCGTGGACGCCGCACGCGGAGCCGTCGACGTGTGCCGCCGCAACGCCCGTTCGCTCGGCCTGGCCGACCGCGTCGACGTCGTCGCCGACCGCGTCGACAGGTACCTGGCGCGCGTCGCCCCGGCGGACGGTCCCGCCGCCGCGACGTTCGACCTCGTGCTGCTCGACCCGCCCTACGACCTCGCCGACGACGCGCTCGCGGCCGCCGTCGCGGGCGTCGCCCGGTGCACGGCGCCGGGTGCGGTGGTCGTGGTCGAGCGCTCGTCGCGTGCGACGGCTCCGCAGTGGCCCGCGCCGCTCGTCGCGCTGGCCGACCGCCGCTACGGCGAGACGCAGGTGTGGTTCGCGGAGCACCCCGCCTGA
- a CDS encoding ABC transporter ATP-binding protein: MAPVVRVRDLQVGYGAAPVCAPVSFTLGEGQAIALVGANGSGKSTVLKTVLGLLEPLVGSVEVLGRPVDERETWFRREVSSVLDDDAYFPALTVSEHLYLTARGHGVLGAQDEVEVLLEEFGLADHARATPVSLSSGQRRRLLLAAGFARPRSLLVLDEPEQRLDQRMRARLADRLRAEREAGGAVLLATHDPDLVAAVCTRAVHVADDRSRVLSPAEAADRIARVAL, from the coding sequence ATGGCTCCGGTGGTGCGCGTTCGAGATCTGCAGGTCGGCTACGGCGCGGCACCCGTGTGCGCCCCGGTGTCCTTCACCCTCGGTGAGGGGCAGGCGATCGCCCTCGTCGGCGCGAACGGGTCCGGGAAGTCGACGGTGCTCAAGACGGTCCTCGGCCTGCTGGAGCCGCTCGTCGGCAGCGTCGAGGTCCTCGGTCGCCCGGTCGACGAGCGCGAGACCTGGTTCCGGCGTGAGGTCTCCAGCGTGCTCGACGACGACGCCTACTTCCCGGCGCTGACGGTGTCCGAGCACCTGTACCTGACCGCCCGCGGTCACGGTGTCCTCGGCGCGCAGGACGAGGTCGAGGTGCTGCTCGAGGAGTTCGGTCTCGCCGACCACGCCCGGGCCACGCCCGTGTCGCTGTCCTCGGGTCAGCGGCGCCGGCTGCTGCTGGCCGCCGGGTTCGCCCGGCCGCGGTCGCTGCTCGTCCTGGACGAGCCCGAGCAACGGCTCGACCAGCGGATGCGTGCGCGCCTCGCCGACCGTCTGCGCGCCGAGCGCGAGGCCGGCGGCGCGGTGCTCCTCGCGACGCACGACCCCGACCTTGTCGCCGCGGTCTGCACGCGCGCGGTGCACGTCGCCGACGACCGGTCGCGCGTCCTGTCGCCCGCGGAGGCCGCGGACCGGATCGCGCGGGTCGCGCTGTGA
- a CDS encoding GNAT family N-acetyltransferase, producing the protein MVEHIDEVTIRPATTEDAADIAAVHIRSWQEAYAGIVPDEHLRSLDPEARATSWADHLAHGPADHVRTYVAESDGRVLGFASYGPSRDEDARRGEREIYSIYLDPGTWGHGVARDLIRTVLGEAGEQTPMSLWVLADNTRARHFYRRHGFSPDGVERLENVGGADLLEVRYRRG; encoded by the coding sequence ATGGTGGAGCACATCGACGAGGTCACCATCCGCCCCGCGACCACCGAGGACGCGGCGGACATCGCTGCCGTGCACATCAGGTCGTGGCAGGAGGCGTACGCCGGGATCGTCCCCGACGAGCACCTGCGCTCGCTCGACCCCGAGGCGCGCGCCACGAGCTGGGCGGACCACCTCGCCCACGGACCGGCGGACCACGTGCGCACCTACGTCGCCGAGTCCGACGGGCGCGTCCTCGGCTTCGCGTCGTACGGCCCGAGCCGCGACGAGGACGCGCGGCGCGGGGAGCGCGAGATCTACTCGATCTACCTCGACCCCGGGACGTGGGGCCACGGCGTCGCGCGCGACCTGATCCGCACCGTCCTGGGCGAGGCCGGCGAGCAGACACCGATGTCGCTGTGGGTCCTGGCCGACAACACGCGCGCGCGCCACTTCTACCGCCGCCACGGCTTCTCCCCCGACGGCGTCGAGCGGCTCGAGAACGTCGGCGGGGCCGACCTCCTCGAGGTCCGCTACCGCCGCGGCTGA
- a CDS encoding DAK2 domain-containing protein produces MGGDEEMRVEVAARQVVLDGDAVRAWALGALTACRAARERIDAVNVFPVPDADTGSNVTLTVAGGAEAVAADPGDDGPAALLAAFARGAARSARGNSGIILSQWLVGLAAGLAQEGPLAAGAAAALVTGLERAAGAARDAVPDPQEGTILTVAREVAAHARRGVAGVTGSPADVLAAATDAARADLARLSAGHDVLRAARVVDAGACALLVVLDALVHTLRTGGGALGEADLDLAWLPRATPDVVAGCAPAAGGAYEVMMLVRPTWPGADDLARALQEVGDAVAVVDAGGSRHAHVHCDDPAAAIALVPRTAREQVVVRRVEEPAPAARGLVVLTASPGLSAWFATCGAVTLVGDDPGSEQVARAAVDTCAGRAVVVAAGVGPTGGAPAGAPFDLLTAPGDGPAVVACLALVADPGVTPDAGRDALRRLRAATPTGPETVPAAVTALLPQVPGAQGVTLVHGPGVDPAAARAAADALAAAHPQLEVVVAGPAAGADWWVGVD; encoded by the coding sequence GTGGGCGGAGACGAGGAGATGCGTGTGGAGGTCGCGGCGCGGCAGGTCGTGCTCGACGGTGACGCCGTGCGCGCGTGGGCGCTCGGCGCGCTGACCGCGTGCCGCGCGGCCCGCGAGCGCATCGACGCGGTCAACGTGTTCCCCGTCCCGGACGCGGACACGGGCTCCAACGTCACGCTGACGGTCGCGGGCGGTGCCGAGGCCGTCGCCGCCGACCCCGGCGACGACGGCCCCGCGGCGCTCCTGGCGGCCTTCGCGCGCGGTGCGGCCAGGTCCGCGCGCGGCAACTCGGGGATCATCCTCAGCCAGTGGCTCGTGGGGCTGGCCGCGGGCCTGGCGCAGGAGGGGCCGCTCGCCGCAGGCGCCGCGGCGGCCCTGGTCACCGGTCTCGAGCGGGCGGCGGGTGCAGCGCGCGACGCGGTGCCCGACCCGCAGGAGGGGACCATCCTCACGGTCGCCCGCGAGGTCGCGGCGCACGCGCGCCGCGGGGTCGCGGGCGTGACCGGCTCACCGGCCGACGTCCTCGCGGCTGCGACGGACGCGGCACGCGCGGACCTTGCACGGCTCAGCGCGGGCCACGACGTCCTGCGTGCCGCCCGCGTGGTCGACGCGGGGGCGTGCGCGCTGCTCGTGGTGCTCGACGCGCTCGTGCACACGCTGCGGACCGGTGGTGGTGCCCTGGGGGAGGCCGACCTCGACCTCGCCTGGCTGCCCCGGGCCACGCCGGACGTGGTCGCCGGGTGCGCGCCGGCCGCGGGCGGCGCGTACGAGGTGATGATGCTGGTGCGTCCCACGTGGCCCGGTGCCGACGACCTCGCCCGCGCGCTGCAGGAGGTCGGCGACGCGGTCGCCGTCGTCGACGCGGGCGGGTCGCGGCACGCCCACGTGCACTGCGACGACCCCGCGGCGGCGATCGCGCTCGTCCCGCGCACCGCCCGGGAGCAGGTCGTCGTGCGGCGGGTCGAGGAGCCCGCGCCCGCCGCGCGCGGGCTCGTCGTGCTCACCGCGTCACCCGGCCTCTCGGCATGGTTCGCGACGTGCGGAGCGGTGACGCTCGTGGGTGACGACCCGGGCTCCGAGCAGGTCGCGCGCGCCGCGGTGGACACCTGCGCGGGCCGTGCCGTCGTCGTGGCCGCCGGTGTCGGCCCCACGGGTGGTGCACCCGCCGGTGCACCGTTCGACCTGCTGACCGCGCCGGGCGACGGTCCCGCGGTCGTGGCCTGCCTCGCGCTCGTCGCGGACCCGGGCGTCACGCCCGACGCGGGCCGCGACGCGCTGCGGCGCCTGCGCGCGGCCACCCCCACGGGCCCCGAGACGGTCCCGGCCGCCGTGACGGCCCTGCTCCCGCAGGTGCCGGGCGCCCAGGGCGTGACGCTCGTGCACGGGCCCGGCGTCGACCCCGCCGCGGCACGTGCCGCTGCCGACGCGCTCGCTGCGGCGCACCCGCAGCTCGAGGTCGTCGTCGCCGGCCCGGCGGCCGGCGCCGACTGGTGGGTGGGGGTCGACTGA
- a CDS encoding thiamine-phosphate kinase, whose protein sequence is MPAESLVVADLAEQDLLDRIFPHLPVGSRTLVPPGDDAAVVLAPDGRYVVTCDVLVEDVHFRRRWSTGEDVGRRAAVQNLADVAAMGARPVALVVGLVVPGATAVAWVEGLARGLGDACRPLDVGVVGGDLSSGPVVVVSVTAHGDLEGRAPVRRSGARVGDVVAHAGRRGWSAAGLDLLTAGRGDVAPELTAAYRAPEAPLAAGPAAALGGATAMLDVSDGLLRDAARLARASGVTLDLDAPLQAFAQDAAVLAGAADALGGADLERWLLTGGEDHGLLATFPPDAPLPEPFRRVGSVSRRSDHPVLVAGAPPRVVATGWDHFGA, encoded by the coding sequence GTGCCTGCCGAGAGCCTCGTCGTCGCCGACCTCGCCGAGCAGGACCTGCTCGACCGCATCTTCCCGCACCTGCCCGTGGGGTCCCGCACGCTCGTGCCGCCGGGTGACGACGCGGCCGTCGTCCTCGCACCGGACGGGCGCTACGTGGTGACCTGCGACGTGCTCGTCGAGGACGTGCACTTCCGTCGCCGGTGGTCCACCGGTGAGGACGTCGGTCGCCGGGCCGCGGTGCAGAACCTCGCGGACGTCGCCGCGATGGGCGCCCGCCCGGTCGCGCTCGTCGTCGGGCTCGTCGTCCCGGGCGCCACCGCCGTGGCGTGGGTCGAGGGCCTCGCGCGTGGGCTCGGTGACGCCTGCCGGCCGCTGGACGTCGGGGTCGTCGGGGGAGACCTGTCCTCCGGTCCCGTGGTCGTGGTGTCCGTCACCGCGCACGGCGACCTGGAGGGCCGCGCGCCCGTGCGACGCAGCGGGGCGCGGGTGGGCGACGTGGTGGCGCACGCGGGCCGGCGCGGCTGGTCGGCGGCGGGTCTCGACCTGCTGACGGCAGGCAGGGGCGACGTCGCGCCGGAGCTGACGGCCGCCTACCGCGCGCCCGAGGCGCCGCTGGCCGCGGGACCGGCGGCCGCGCTCGGCGGGGCGACGGCGATGCTCGACGTCTCCGACGGCCTGCTGCGCGACGCCGCCCGGCTCGCGCGCGCGAGCGGTGTGACGCTCGACCTCGACGCGCCGCTGCAGGCCTTCGCGCAGGACGCCGCGGTGCTGGCCGGTGCGGCCGACGCGCTGGGCGGCGCGGACCTGGAGCGCTGGCTGCTCACCGGCGGCGAGGACCACGGCCTGCTCGCGACCTTCCCGCCGGACGCGCCGCTGCCTGAGCCGTTCCGCCGGGTCGGGTCGGTCTCGAGGCGCTCGGACCATCCCGTGCTCGTCGCCGGCGCGCCGCCACGCGTCGTCGCGACGGGCTGGGACCACTTCGGCGCGTAG
- the rpmB gene encoding 50S ribosomal protein L28, with amino-acid sequence MAANCDVCAKRPSFGHSISHSHVRTKRRWNPNIQRVRVVVAGTPKRLNVCTSCLKAGKVQRAA; translated from the coding sequence GTGGCTGCCAACTGCGACGTCTGCGCCAAGCGCCCGAGCTTCGGGCACAGCATCTCGCACTCCCACGTGCGTACGAAGCGGCGCTGGAACCCGAACATCCAGCGCGTGCGGGTGGTCGTCGCCGGCACCCCGAAGCGCCTCAACGTGTGCACGTCGTGCCTCAAGGCCGGCAAGGTGCAGCGCGCGGCCTGA
- a CDS encoding ATP-dependent DNA helicase RecG, with protein MLAADPLTVPLTRLNARTAKALGKLGLETSGDLLRHYPRRYAEPGTLTDMASLRVGEHVTVVAEVVRTSLRPTAQGRGLLQSTITDGHSRIELTFFASHVKKLEWRQGQLRPGRRGLFTGEVSLYRDTLQLMHPECRLFGADDDAHEEDEALVEAGRPIPVYPAVAGFESWKVAQAVRTVLDPLREEDVPDPVPAHLRERDALPSLVEALRLVHVPQDEAQWQRGRARLRYEEALVLQAELARRRARVAREEAVARPPREGGLLDAFDARLPFTLTAGQRTVGDEVAAELAAPRPMQRLLQGEVGSGKTVVALRAMLQVVDAGGQAALLAPTEVLAAQHARTLRGLLGDLAEGGFLGGAALATRVALLTGSLPTAARRSAMLDAASGAAGIVVGTHALLSQDVQFADLGLVVVDEQHRFGVEQRDALRAKAGRTPHTLVMTATPIPRTVAMTVFGDLETSVLSEVPAGRQGITTHVVPADNPRWTDRTWQRVREEVDGGGRVYVVCPRIDGDATAGDADDEDGTDLVAAAEPTVGAPDVAARRPLRAVLDVADELRARPDLAGVGVGVLHGRLSPEEKDRAFAAFASGEAPVLVSTTVVEVGVDVPDATVMVVLDADRFGISQLHQLRGRVGRGTRAGLCLLVSSAAPGTDAHTRLETLAATTDGFELAALDLELRHEGDVLGAAQHGRGSSLRLLRVTRDADIIGRARTDARALVEQDADLEAWPALRAAIEASLAGEREEFLDRA; from the coding sequence GTGCTCGCCGCCGACCCCCTCACCGTCCCGCTCACGCGCCTGAACGCCCGTACGGCCAAGGCGCTGGGCAAGCTCGGGCTCGAGACGTCCGGCGACCTGCTGCGCCACTACCCGCGCAGGTACGCCGAGCCGGGCACGCTCACCGACATGGCGAGCCTGCGCGTCGGTGAGCACGTGACCGTCGTGGCCGAGGTCGTGCGGACGTCCCTGCGTCCGACGGCGCAGGGTCGCGGTCTCCTGCAGTCCACGATCACGGACGGGCACAGCCGCATCGAGCTGACCTTCTTCGCGTCCCACGTCAAGAAGCTCGAGTGGCGGCAGGGCCAGCTGCGGCCGGGCCGGCGCGGGCTGTTCACCGGTGAGGTCTCGCTCTACCGGGACACGCTGCAGCTCATGCACCCCGAGTGCCGCCTGTTCGGCGCCGACGACGACGCCCACGAGGAGGACGAGGCACTGGTCGAGGCGGGGCGCCCGATCCCCGTCTACCCGGCGGTCGCAGGCTTCGAGTCGTGGAAGGTCGCGCAGGCCGTGCGCACCGTGCTCGACCCCCTGCGCGAGGAGGACGTGCCGGACCCGGTACCCGCGCACCTGCGTGAGCGCGACGCGCTGCCGAGCCTCGTCGAGGCGCTGCGCCTGGTCCACGTGCCGCAGGACGAGGCGCAGTGGCAGCGGGGCCGTGCCCGGCTGCGCTACGAGGAGGCGCTGGTCCTGCAGGCCGAGCTGGCCCGACGCCGGGCGCGCGTCGCCCGCGAGGAGGCGGTGGCGCGGCCGCCCCGGGAGGGTGGCCTGCTCGACGCGTTCGACGCCCGGCTCCCGTTCACGCTCACAGCCGGGCAGCGGACGGTCGGGGACGAGGTCGCCGCCGAGCTGGCCGCCCCGCGTCCCATGCAGCGGCTGCTGCAGGGCGAGGTGGGCTCGGGCAAGACGGTGGTCGCGCTGCGGGCCATGCTGCAGGTGGTCGACGCGGGCGGTCAGGCCGCGCTGCTCGCCCCCACCGAGGTGCTCGCCGCGCAGCACGCGCGCACGCTGCGCGGCCTGCTGGGCGACCTCGCCGAGGGGGGGTTCCTCGGCGGGGCGGCCCTCGCGACCCGCGTCGCGCTGCTGACCGGGTCGCTCCCGACCGCGGCGCGTCGCAGCGCGATGCTCGACGCCGCGAGCGGCGCCGCCGGGATCGTCGTGGGCACCCACGCGCTGCTGTCGCAGGACGTGCAGTTCGCCGACCTGGGACTGGTCGTCGTCGACGAGCAGCACCGTTTCGGCGTCGAGCAGCGTGACGCGCTGCGCGCGAAGGCGGGGCGCACGCCGCACACGCTCGTCATGACGGCGACGCCCATCCCGCGGACCGTCGCGATGACCGTGTTCGGCGACCTCGAGACGTCGGTGCTCAGCGAGGTCCCGGCCGGTCGCCAGGGCATCACGACGCACGTCGTCCCGGCGGACAACCCGCGCTGGACCGACCGCACCTGGCAGCGCGTGCGCGAGGAGGTCGACGGCGGCGGCCGCGTCTACGTGGTGTGCCCGCGCATCGACGGGGACGCGACCGCGGGCGACGCGGACGACGAGGACGGCACGGACCTCGTCGCGGCCGCGGAGCCGACGGTCGGCGCCCCGGACGTCGCCGCCCGCCGGCCGCTGCGGGCCGTGCTCGACGTCGCCGACGAGCTGCGCGCCCGGCCCGACCTCGCGGGCGTCGGCGTCGGCGTCCTGCACGGCCGGCTGTCGCCCGAGGAGAAGGACCGCGCCTTCGCGGCCTTCGCGTCGGGCGAGGCGCCCGTGCTCGTGTCGACCACGGTGGTCGAGGTCGGTGTCGACGTGCCCGACGCGACCGTCATGGTCGTCCTCGACGCCGACCGCTTCGGCATCTCCCAGCTGCACCAGCTGCGGGGTCGTGTCGGGCGCGGGACCCGCGCGGGGCTGTGCCTGCTGGTCAGCTCCGCGGCCCCGGGCACGGACGCGCACACGCGCCTCGAGACGCTCGCGGCCACGACCGACGGCTTCGAGCTGGCCGCCCTCGACCTCGAGCTGCGGCACGAGGGCGACGTCCTGGGCGCCGCGCAGCACGGCCGCGGCAGCTCGCTGCGGCTCCTGCGGGTCACGCGGGACGCTGACATCATCGGGCGGGCGCGGACCGACGCGCGCGCACTCGTCGAGCAGGATGCCGACCTCGAGGCGTGGCCGGCCCTGCGGGCGGCGATCGAGGCGTCGCTCGCGGGCGAGCGCGAGGAGTTCCTCGACCGGGCGTGA